The stretch of DNA ACGATGTGAAACCAGGCGTATTCAATTTCAATCCGATGTTCACGCACGTAGAGCAATTTCCTGCGCCGATTATTGCTAAGATCGATGGGTACTGCCTCGGCGGCGGCCTCGAGCTCGCACTGTCCTGTGATTTTCGCGTCGCGAGCGAGGAAAGCGAGTTCGGATTCCCCGAGATTCAGCTAGGTATTATGCCTGGCGATGGTGGCACCCAACGCCTGCCGGAAATCGTAGGGCCAAGCCGAACGAAGGAACTCGCAATGACGGCAGAACATATCGACGCCGATGACGCGCTCGAAGACGGCATCGTGGATTACGTGCATTCGAGAGCGGATCTCGAATCAGAAGTCTTCGACTTTGCGGGGCGCATCGCCGAACAACCACCGCTCGCTGTACGCGCCATCAAAGACTCGGTCAACATCTCTCAGGAGACAAACCTTCGCGTCGGTCGGTACTACGAGCGTCGCGCGGGGAACTGGCTTACGGCCACTGAAGATCACGAGGAGGGTGTACAGGCGTTCGAGGAAAAACGCGATCCCAATTGGGCGGGGCAGTAACCCCACTCAAGCGCGAATAGATACTATTTTTCACTCGTTCGCCGTCCGCCGTTTGACCAGTAGGATGTGATCGTCGACGAGGACGGTTTCATCGCGTTGATTCGTTACCGTATACGTATTCACGATCCGGCCAAACTCTTCGTTATACTCGACGACGTCGGTAACTTCAGTGTGGACAGTGATCGTATCGCCGATAAATACGGGATTCACGAACCGGATCGTATCGTGACCGTAGCTGAAGGCCTCTACTGCCCAATCGATTCCGATAGTCTCCGCGATGGCGTGAACCATGTTTCCAGGTGCGATTCGCCGACCGAACGCCGTGTTCTTGGCGGCTTCCTCACTTACGTGAATGTCGCCGAAGTCCCCGCTAACGCCGGCGTAGTTCACTATATCGGCTTCTGTAATCGTCCGAGCATCCGTGACAGTCCTTTCCTCGCCCAATTCTACGTCCTCGAAGTATCGGTCGCTGCGACGCGGACTATGTGTACTCATCTACGGGTACTCTGGTTTGCGTTGGTGACTGTTATGTGTTTCCATCCCACAGAGCCTGCTCGAGTTGCGTTCCTATGTGTGACCGCTTCCAGACGCCACCGACACCCCGAAACCCGCCGGATCCGGGGTGTTTTTACCGATCGGAGCAAATTGAGTAATAATGCACGACAAGTCGGCATGGGCACAAAACCTCGGGACGCTGCACGATGACCGTGTTGCCGTGGCTCCGGACGAACCAGCACTCATCCTCTATAACGACGAAACGACCGTCACGTACGAGGAACTCGCAGCCGCTATCTCCCGCGCCGGAAACGCACTCCGCGATCTCGGAGTCGAGCACACCGAACGGGTTGCACTCTGTTTCGAGAACGAGCTGGAACTGGTTGCAACATACTTCGGCGCGATACGAGCTGGATTCGTCCCAGTTCCGGTCAACGTCAAAGCGGCATCTAAAACCGTTCGACACGTCATCTCCGACAGCGGTGCACAGATTATAGTAGCAAGCGAAAAAGCACATATTCGTTCCGTAGCCGCGGACGCAATCCGCGAAGACGATGGATCAAGCGTTCTAGCGACGTATGGAAATTATGACGAAACAGATGACATACGCGTTGTTGATTTTGAAGCATACACGTCCAACGCATCAGCAACGTTGGATCCGGTAGATGTTGCGTTCAATGACCCGGCGATTCAGCCGTACTCGAGTGGATCAACCGGCAATCCGAAAGGTATCGTACTCTCACACGGTGGCGCATACTGGAATACCAAGCGGTTCAAACAGGTAAACCACATGGATGAGCACGATGTGACACTCGTCGCTGCACCGCTCTATCATAAGAATGCGATGCTAAACACGAAAACGACGCTTCTCGGTGGCGGAACTGTTGTGATAATGGACGAATTTAACGCATCAGCGGCTATCGAAGCTATCGACACACACGACGTCACCTATCTCACAGGAGTACCAGCGATCTACCAGTATCTCGTCGAAGATAACGCTGCACTCACGTCCCACGACGTCTCCTCGGTTGAGGCTGGTAGTACCGGGAGTGACGCGGTCCCCGACTGGCTCTACGAGAAGTTTAAAGCGGAGTTCGGTGCGCCGCTTACCGAGGGATACGGTTTAACTGAAGGTGGACCTATGATAACGATGACGCCGCGATGGGGCGTGAAAAAACGGGGGAGCGCAGGGATTCCGCTACCTGAAGTCGATACGAGAATTATCGATCCAGAGACAGGCGAGGAGTTACCGGACGGTGAACCAGGGGAATTGATCGTAGCCAGCCCTGGCGTGGCACACTACTACGAACGTCCGGATCTGGAAGCAGAACGGTTCGAAGAGCGCGACGGCAAACGGTTCCTCCGTACGGGTGATCTAGTCTATCGCGATGACGATCGCTATCACTACATCGTCGGCCGATTGGACGATATGCTCATAGTTGGCGGAGAGAACGTGTACCCGGCATCCGTAGAGCAACGGCTCGAAG from Natronorubrum halophilum encodes:
- a CDS encoding class I adenylate-forming enzyme family protein: MHDKSAWAQNLGTLHDDRVAVAPDEPALILYNDETTVTYEELAAAISRAGNALRDLGVEHTERVALCFENELELVATYFGAIRAGFVPVPVNVKAASKTVRHVISDSGAQIIVASEKAHIRSVAADAIREDDGSSVLATYGNYDETDDIRVVDFEAYTSNASATLDPVDVAFNDPAIQPYSSGSTGNPKGIVLSHGGAYWNTKRFKQVNHMDEHDVTLVAAPLYHKNAMLNTKTTLLGGGTVVIMDEFNASAAIEAIDTHDVTYLTGVPAIYQYLVEDNAALTSHDVSSVEAGSTGSDAVPDWLYEKFKAEFGAPLTEGYGLTEGGPMITMTPRWGVKKRGSAGIPLPEVDTRIIDPETGEELPDGEPGELIVASPGVAHYYERPDLEAERFEERDGKRFLRTGDLVYRDDDRYHYIVGRLDDMLIVGGENVYPASVEQRLEEHDAVFDAVVVPVSHRVKGEVPVAFVIPNRDTSEEILKQFTLENGPAYAHPRRVFFVEDYPLTGTEKVDRTELTEQAADRVGTLPSNPDDD
- a CDS encoding MaoC family dehydratase, which encodes MSTHSPRRSDRYFEDVELGEERTVTDARTITEADIVNYAGVSGDFGDIHVSEEAAKNTAFGRRIAPGNMVHAIAETIGIDWAVEAFSYGHDTIRFVNPVFIGDTITVHTEVTDVVEYNEEFGRIVNTYTVTNQRDETVLVDDHILLVKRRTANE
- a CDS encoding enoyl-CoA hydratase/isomerase family protein, translated to MSSKTFETIDWSFDEQTGIGRIVLDRPDKLNALSKQCCDEIIAGLQRFEHLDEEGLYEEDNGVKTRIVILEGAGEDAFCVGSDVDEFHDVKPGVFNFNPMFTHVEQFPAPIIAKIDGYCLGGGLELALSCDFRVASEESEFGFPEIQLGIMPGDGGTQRLPEIVGPSRTKELAMTAEHIDADDALEDGIVDYVHSRADLESEVFDFAGRIAEQPPLAVRAIKDSVNISQETNLRVGRYYERRAGNWLTATEDHEEGVQAFEEKRDPNWAGQ